TGCGTCTGCTTGACAGCCTCTTCGACCTCACGGGCTTTGGCCCGAATGTCCTCGACGGTCACCCCGTTGCTATTCGACATTCCGCTTCATCCTCCATCCGAGAATCCCAATTACCGCGATGAGAACACCCATGGCGATCAGGTAACCGAGAGCCGACGCAATGGGCCCATCTCCGATGACCCCCAAGATCGTCCTCAGCGTCGCCATCGAGAGCATCACCGCGCCGATCGCGAACAGCACGGCGGCTAGCAAGCCCATTCCCGCCGCCCTACCGAGGCGCTTGGCGGGTTCGATCGTCTCCTGGCGTACATACTGCTTGGAGAGGTCGACCAGCTGGCTGACCATCTGTGGGATTTCTTGTACGTTGCTCATAAGACCGAACCTTAGTATTGGTCGAGCGGGACAGCCATCAGGTCGTCAACGCTTCCTTCGACTGAGGACCGGAGACCCATGGCAGTTGGCAAGGTTTGCGACACGAAGAACGTGGCCGTGGCCAGTTTCGCGTCGTAGAAGCTCGCATCTGGCACCCCTGCGTCAAGTCGGGTTTTGGCCACCAACGCGCCCCGCGCCATCAGCCAGGCACCGACCAGGGTCGCCAGCATCCTGAGATACGGGGTGGCCCCTGCCAGGCGGTCGGCCACGGTCGCCGTTTGAAGCTCCTCGGTTACCTGGCTGACCGTCTCGACGGCCGCACCGAGATGCTCGGCCATACCGAATAGCTCGGCATCCTTGAGGACCTCAACTGTGTCGCGAATGTCCGACAAGATCCGCTCGATGACCGCTCCTCCGCTCATCGGGAGCTTTCGCAACACCAGGTCGACCGCCTGGACGCCGTTGGTTCCCTCATAGATCGGAGCAATTCTGGCATCGCGCCAGTGCTGGGCTACCCCGGTCTCCTCGACGTAGCCCATGCCGCCGAACACCTGAAGAGCGAGAGACGTCAATTCGACACCCAGATCGGTACACCATGCTTTTGAGAGCGGAGTCAAAAGCGCCACGAGTTCGCCGGCCTGACTTCGTATGGTTTCATCAGGGTGGGCGTGGGACTCGTCGATCGTTTTGGCGTTCAGGTAGATCAGTGCTCGCATGGCTTCGATGCTCGATTTCATCGTGATCAGCATGCGCCGTACATCGGGGTGGTTGGCGATGACGGTCGGCTCACCCGATTCGATCGCGGTGCCCTGGATGCGCTCCCTGGCATACTCGACGGCCTGTTGATAGGACCGCTCCGAGATCCCGAGACCCTCAAGGCCGACCGTCAGTCGGGCGTTGTTCATCATGGTGAACATGTAGCGCATTCCCTGGTGAGGCTCACCGACCAGGTGACCAACCGCTCCCCCGGCCTCACCGAATGACATGACCGCGGTCGGGCTGGCCTTGATCCCGAGTTTGTGTTCGAGGGACACACACCGAACGTCGTTCTTGGCGCCAAGCGTGCCGTCAGGGTTGACGAGGTATTTCGGAACGATGAAGAGGCTGATACCTTTTGTTCCCGGTGGTGCATCAGGGAGACGGGCCAACACCAGGTGGATGATGTTCTCGGCCATGTCATGTTCACCCCAGGTGATGAAAATCTTGGTGCCGGTAATCGCATAAGTTCCGTCGTCACGGGCGACGGCACGAGTGATCAAAGCTCCGACATCGGTCCCTGCTTGAGACTCCGTGAGATTCATGGTCCCGGTCCACGCTCCCGTGATCATCTTCTCGAGAAACATGGCTTTCTGCTGTTCAGAGCCGTGGATACTGAGCGCCTCAATCGCACTGTGACTGAGCATCGGACATAATGAGAAGGCCATGTTGGCTGACGTGGCGAACTCCTGGTTGGCGATCCCAACCAGCCAGGGAAGGCCACCACCGCCGTAGTCGGGATCGAACTGGATCGCTGTCCAGCCAGCCTCCTGATAGCGCCGGTAAGCTTCCCTAAACCCGGGCGGGGTCGTGACGTTGCCCTCCGGGTCTAGCGCGCTCGGCTGTTGGTCACCGATCTGATTGAGGGGGGCGACCACCTCGGCGTTGAATCGTCCCGCCTCAGCCAACAAGCCGGCAACATCGTCGGCATCGACGTGCGAAAAGGGTTCAAGAGTCAACAACTCGCTCAGACCGAGGAGTTCGTTCATCACGAACAAAATGTCACGAAGCGGGGGCCGATAGCTCATTGGAAGAAGCCTAGATGGCCTGGGCCGGCCGAAACCTCTGGCCGGGCCAAGCAGAAAAGGTTGGAACCACTCGAAGAACTACTTTTCGAGCCTAAGAGACGTCACTTCAACACCGGTGAACGAGTCGTCATAGGTGATACTGACGCCTGAACCGGACAAATCAATCCGATAGGCAATGATCGATCCATTGACTGAGGAGTTCGAGGCGCCACTCATGTCGATCCGCCCGTTAGGGGCATATTGGGCTCCTGACCACACGTGACTGGATCCAGACCATTCGATCGCGAGGTCGCCACCGGTGCAGTCCGGCACGCCCGGATTATTCGAGAACAAACCGAGTCCAGTCGAGTCGTACGGACTCGTAACCGTGTTGGCAACTCCTTGCAGCTTGATGAAACCGGTCGCCACAAACGTCCCAGAGTTGACGGTGATTGCACTCAAGGTGAGCTTGCCGTCCACAAAGTAGATCCCATCGGCCAGAGAACCACTTAGCGTGACATCCGTTGGGTAATAGTGGTAGCCAAGGCTATTGAGATTGTCGGGTCCGGCGAGTGGAGCTACCGGCCCTGCGGTAGGTCGATAGTCATCGATGTCCCATCCGCCCGGGGTGGGCGGGTAGCCGTTGGTGGCGACGTCCCATTGGTAGGCAGTCCCACCGTTGATCGGAGTGACGTTGTTGATAGTGGCCGAATCGACCCAGGTGATGTCGCCGTCCACCTGGCCGGGCGTGGCAGCCATTGCAGTGAGTAGGAGATCGTCATTGGAGTGAACCCCGCCGTAGATCGTGATCCCCGAAGCGTTGATCTTGAGTTCGTTTGGAGGACAGTTGGTGGCAGAGGCAAAGACGGCGTATCCGCCAAGTCCCGACTGCCGGACGCAATTCGCTACTGCCTCTGCGGCCACCGTCGTCGAACCTGCACCGAGAACTCCGGCAAAGAATGTTTCTTGGTTGCTTTCGACCCTTGCCTCATACGGGCCGAAACCCGGTGACGGGGCAAGATTTGTAATCGTCACGGTGTTGGTTACGGTGTCGTTGTTGAAACCGTTCTCTGCAGCAGCTTCCAAGCCGGCGACCTGCCAATCCTCATTTTCACAATCGGGACCGGCAAAGGCCGCCGCCAGGGCCGCCATGTCGGCGGCGCTTTGGGTGTCTCGACGCTCGTCATAGGCAACCCCACCGTCAATCGCCCATGCCAGTACCGAGAGAAAAAGCATCATCATGGATGCAACGAGAACGGCTGTCGCGCCCACCTCGGAGTCGATAAAGCGTTTCATGGAGTTGCCAAACAAGCTTGGGTAAAGACCGTTCCAGAGGCTTCAGCTACCAGCG
The genomic region above belongs to Acidimicrobiia bacterium and contains:
- a CDS encoding phage holin family protein — its product is MSNVQEIPQMVSQLVDLSKQYVRQETIEPAKRLGRAAGMGLLAAVLFAIGAVMLSMATLRTILGVIGDGPIASALGYLIAMGVLIAVIGILGWRMKRNVE
- a CDS encoding acyl-CoA dehydrogenase; this encodes MSYRPPLRDILFVMNELLGLSELLTLEPFSHVDADDVAGLLAEAGRFNAEVVAPLNQIGDQQPSALDPEGNVTTPPGFREAYRRYQEAGWTAIQFDPDYGGGGLPWLVGIANQEFATSANMAFSLCPMLSHSAIEALSIHGSEQQKAMFLEKMITGAWTGTMNLTESQAGTDVGALITRAVARDDGTYAITGTKIFITWGEHDMAENIIHLVLARLPDAPPGTKGISLFIVPKYLVNPDGTLGAKNDVRCVSLEHKLGIKASPTAVMSFGEAGGAVGHLVGEPHQGMRYMFTMMNNARLTVGLEGLGISERSYQQAVEYARERIQGTAIESGEPTVIANHPDVRRMLITMKSSIEAMRALIYLNAKTIDESHAHPDETIRSQAGELVALLTPLSKAWCTDLGVELTSLALQVFGGMGYVEETGVAQHWRDARIAPIYEGTNGVQAVDLVLRKLPMSGGAVIERILSDIRDTVEVLKDAELFGMAEHLGAAVETVSQVTEELQTATVADRLAGATPYLRMLATLVGAWLMARGALVAKTRLDAGVPDASFYDAKLATATFFVSQTLPTAMGLRSSVEGSVDDLMAVPLDQY